One segment of Penaeus chinensis breed Huanghai No. 1 chromosome 14, ASM1920278v2, whole genome shotgun sequence DNA contains the following:
- the LOC125032494 gene encoding uncharacterized protein LOC125032494, with translation MERKQESRSSASESASLAEDELLFWVERENQESEKREKWEDTKEMKGEDEENDDKEERVEYDLSVTQTMGSRITMEKFTDLQKFVESQKSSVSDKSNSSDSLTVNTSRSSWNEAYLTDHSSSCLVEMSSTDDSLGNYEAHMSTDSVEEYQDMVRTLQHYRPRISRRRRRRRRRQRLTLPSRGSSSPSSTSSPSTSSSSSRSTVSTDSDCSCASCSSSMAGVTKKYFGAEVGPPGGEGTRQRRAAIWLESIKYLWGILFYGLLVLSILFLATAIWMTQRVKEKEFGYKMLYWSIPFVVVMTLLVLAWQGTWHILLRLGYGDGYHIQDRRNFIEFAQKRELVYTIRGAIYAPTNPDPTANASKACSSSTQKPPSYSVVAYESEYDSDLYFDSDLDSDGQYRRSITPLQGIEDPGKRERRNIYTRRAWRRDVPVIWWEVWNQPPRDF, from the exons ATGGAGCGCAAACAGGAGTCAAGAAGCAGCGCCTCCGAATCGGCGTCTCTGGCGGAAGACGAGCTGCTCTtttgggtagaaagagagaatcaagaatcggaaaaaagagaaaaatgggaagatacgaaagagatgaaaggagaggacgaagaaaatgatgataaagaagagagggtggaatATGATTTGTCAGTGACTCAGACAATGGGCAGTCGGATAACGATGGAGAAATTCACGGATTTGCAGAAATTCGTGGAAAGCCAAAAGTCGTCGGTTTCGGACAAGTCCAACAGTTCTG attcCCTCACTGTCAATACCTCGAGATCTTCATGGAACGAAGCCTACTTAACTGACCACTCTTCATCGTGTTTAGTCGAGATGTCGTCGACTGATGACTCGCTAGGGAACTACGAAGCCCACATGTCCACAGATTCAGTTGAGGAGTATCAAGATATGGTGAGGACCCTTCAACACTACCGCCCTCGTATATCTCGCCGTCGTCGCCGCCGTCGCCGTCGTCAGCGTCTCACTTTACCTAGTCGGGgttcctcttcgccctcctccacctcttcgccctccacctcttcatcctcctcccgcTCCACCGTCAGCACCGACTCGGACTGCTCCtgcgcctcctgctcctcctcgatGGCCGGAGTGACCAAGAAGTACTTCGGCGCGGAGGTCGGACCTCCTGGCGGCGAGGGAACGAGGCAGCGGCGGGCGGCCATTTGGCTGGAGAGCATCAAATACCT gTGGGGCATTTTATTCTATGGTCTACTAGTACTGTCTATCCTGTTCCTTGCAACGGCGATCTGGATGACTCAGCGCGTGAAGGAAAAAGAATTTGGTTACAAGATGCTCTACTGGAG CATCCCTTTCGTGGTGGTGATGACATTGCTGGTTCTGGCATGGCAAGGGACATGGCACATTCTGCTGCGCCTCGGCTATGGCGAT GGTTATCACATTCAAGACAGGAGGAACTTTATTGAATTCGCTCAAAAGAGAGAGCTCGTTTACACAATCCGTGGGGCTAT ATACGCCCCGACGAATCCCGACCCGACGGCTAACGCTTCGAAGGCCTGTTCCTCCTCGACGCAGAAGCCTCCTTCCTACTCGGTGGTGGCCTACGAGAGCGAGTACGACTCTGACCTCTACTTCGACTCCGATCTTGACTCCGACGGGCAGTACCGGCGCAGCATCACGCCCTTGCAGGGGATCGAGGAcccggggaagagggagagaaggaacatCTACACGAGGAGGGCCTGGCGGAGGGACGTCCCCGTGATCTGGTGGGAAGTGTGGAATCAGCCCCCTAGAGATTTCTGA